A segment of the Streptomyces sp. P9-A2 genome:
CGATCGCGGTGCACAATGGCAAGATCCACATTCCGGTGTTTGTCACCGAAGCGATGGTCGGCCACAAGCTCGGCGAGTTCTCGCCGACGCGCACCTTCCGGGGTCACGTCAAGGACGACCGGAAGTCGAAGCGCCGCTAAGCGCGGGGTGGAATGACCATGACAGACACTGGAAGGACAACCATGGAAGCCAGGGCCCAGGCGCGGTACATCCGCGTTACGCCCATGAAGGCCCGCCGAGTGGTGGACCTTATCCGTGGCATGGATGCCACGGAGGCTCAGGCGGTCCTGCGTTTCGCCCCGCAGGCCGCGAGCGTGCCGGTCGGCAAGGTGCTGGACAGCGCCATTGCCAACGCCGCGCACAACTACGACCACACCGACGCCGACAGCCTCGTCATCTCCGAGGCGTACGTCGACGAGGGCCCGACCCTTAAGCGGTTCCGGCCGCGTGCCCAGGGCCGCGCCTACCGGATCCGCAAGCGGACCAGCCACATCACCGTGGTCGTCAGCAGCAAGGAAGGAACCCGGTAATGGGCCAGAAGGTTAACCCGCATGGGTTCCGGCTCGGCATCACCACCGACTTCAAGTCGCGCTGGTACGCCGACAAGCTGTACAAGGACTACGTCAAGGAAGACGTCGCCATCCGTCGGATGATGACGTCCGGCATGGAGCGCGCCGGCATCTCGAAGGTGGAGATCGAGCGCACCCGTGACCGTGTGCGGGTGGACATCCACACCGCGCGTCCGGGCATCGTCATCGGCCGCCGTGGCGCCGAGGCCGACCGCATCCGCGGCGACCTCGAGAAGCTCACGGGCAAGCAGGTCCAGCTGAACATCCTCGAGGTCAAGAACCCCGAGACCGACGCTCAGCTGGTTGCCCAGGCCGTCGCCGAGCAGCTCTCCTCCCGCGTCTCCTTCCGCCGCGCCATGCGTAAGAGCATGCAGTCGTCGATGAAGGCCGGCGCCAAGGGCATCAAGATCCAGTGCGGTGGCCGCCTCGGCGGCGCCGAGATGTCCCGCTCGGAGTTCTACCGCGAGGGCCGTGTGCCCCTGCACACGCTCCGCGCGAACGTGGACTACGGCTTCTTCGAGGCCAAGACGACCTTCGGCCGCATCGGTGTGAAGGTCTGGATCTACAAGGGCGACGTCAAGAACATCGCCGAGGTCCGCGCCGAGAACGCCGCTGCCCGCGCCGGCAACCGCCCGGCCCGTGGCGGCGGCGCCGACCGCCCGGCCCGTGGTGGCCGCGGTGGCGAGCGTGGCGGCCGCGGTCGCAAGCCGCAGGCCGCCGCTGCCGAGGCCCCCAAGGCCGAGGCTCCGGCTGCCGCTCCGGCTGAGGCGGCGCCCTCCTCTACCGGTGGAACGGAGGCCTGACCGACATGCTGATCCCCCGTAGGGTCAAGCACCGCAAGCAGCACCACCCGAAGCGCCGTGGTCAGGCCAAGGGCGGTACTACGGTCGCATTCGGCGAGTACGGCATTCAGGCCCTCACGCCGGCGTACGTGACCAACCGCCAGATCGAGGCGGCCCGTATCGCGATGACCCGCCACATCAAGCGTGGCGGCAAGGTCTGGATCAACATCTACCCGGACCGTCCGCTGACGAAGAAGCCTGCCGAGACCCGCATGGGTTCCGGTAAGGGTTCTCCGGAGTGGTGGATCGCGAACGTGCACCCCGGTCGGGTCATGTTCGAGCTGTCCTACCCCAACGAGAAGATCGCCCGTGAGGCGCTGACTCGTGCGGCCCACAAGCTGCCGATGAAGTGCCGGATCGTCAAGCGCGAGGCAGGTGAAGCGTGATGTCGGCCGGTACCAAGGCGTCCGAGCTGCGCGAACTGGGTGACGAGGAGCTTCTGGCGAAGCTTCGCGAAGCCAAGGAAGAGCTGTTCAACCTCCGCTTCCAGGCGGCGACCGGACAGCTCGAGAACCACGGTCGGCTGAAGGCCGTCCGCAAGGACATCGCGCGGATCTACACCCTGATGCGCGAGCGCGAGCTGGGCATCGAAACGGTGGAGAACGTCTGATGAGCGAGAACAATGTGACCGAGACGAACACCGAGGCCCGGGGCTTTCGCAAGACCCGCGAGGGCATCGTCGTCGGCGACAAGATGGACAAGACCGTCGTCGTCGCCGTCGAGGACCGCAAGAAGCACGCGCTGTACGGGAAGGTCATCCGCAGCACGAGCAAGCTCCAGGCCCACGACGAGCAGAACTCGGCCGGCGTCGGCGACCGTGTCCTCCTGATGGAGACCCGGCCGATGTCCGCGACGAAGCGCTGGCGCATCGTCGAGGTCCTCGAGAAGGCCAAGTAGGTAGTTCCCGCAAGGGAATTCCGACAAGTACGCCTGCGAGGCACCCCTCGCAGGGCAGTTCCGCCAGGCTCCGGGGACCGTTCGCCCACGTGGATGAGCGGCCCCCGGGGAACCGGCAGACAAACAGGAGACAGACGTGATCCAGCAGGAGTCGCGACTGCGCGTCGCCGACAACACGGGAGCGAAGGAAATCCTTTGCATCCGTGTACTCGGTGGCTCCGGTCGCCGCTACGCGGGCATCGGTGACGTGATCGTCGCCACCGTCAAGGACGCGATCCCCGGCGGCAACGTGAAGAAGGGTGACGTCATCAAGGCGGTCATCGTTCGCACCGTCAAGGAGCGCCGCCGTCCGGACGGCTCGTACATCCGTTTCGACGAGAACGCCGCCGTCATTCTGAAGAACGACGGCGACCCTCGTGGCACCCGTATCTTCGGCCCGGTCGGCCGAGAGCTGCGCGAGAAGAAGTTCATGAAGATCATCTCCCTCGCGCCGGAGGTGCTGTGAGCATGAAGATCAAGAAGGGTGACCTGGTCCAGGTCGTCACCGGCAAGGACAGGGGCAAGCAGGGCAAGGTCATTGCCGCTTACCCGCGCGAGGACCGTGTCCTGGTCGAGGGCGTCAACCGGGTCAAGAAGCACACCAAGGCCGCCCCGACCGCCGGCGGCTCGCAGGCCGGCGGGATCGTGACCACCGAGGCCCCGGTCCACGTCTCCAACGTCCAGCTGGTCGTGGAGAAGGACGGCAACAAGGTCGTCACGCGTGTCGGTTACCGCTTCGACGGCGAGGGCAACAAGATCCGCGTTGCCAAGCGGACGGGCGAGGACATCTGATGACGACCACCACCACTCCGCGTCTGAAGACGAAGTACCGCGAGGAGATCGCGGGCAAGCTGCGTGAGCAGTTCTCCTACGAGAACGTCATGCAGGTTCCCGGCCTCGTCAAGATCGTGGTCAACATGGGTGTGGGCGACGCCGCCCGCGACTCGAAGTTGATGGACGGCGCCGTGCGCGACCTCACCACGATCACCGGTCAGAAGCCGGCCGTCACCAAGGCCCGCAAGTCCATCGCGCAGTTCAAGCTGCGCGAGGGTCAGCCGATCGGTGCCCACGTCACTCTCCGTGGCGACCGCATGTGGGAGTTCCTGGACCGCACCCTGTCGCTCGCGCTCCCGCGCATCCGCGACTTCCGCGGTCTGTCCCCCAAGCAGTTCGACGGCCGTGGCAACTACACCTTCGGTCTCACGGAGCAGGTCATGTTCCACGAGATCGACCAGGACAAGATCGACCGCGTCCGGGGTATGGACATCACCGTGGTCACCACGGCGACCAACGACGAAGAGGGCCGTGCCCTTCTCCGTCACCTCGGCTTCCCGTTCAAGGAGGCGTGAGCGAGATGGCGAAGAAGGCTCTCATCGCGAAGGCTGCTCGCAAGCCCAAGTTCGGAGTGCGCGGCTACACCCGCTGCCAGCGCTGCGGTCGTCCGCACTCCGTGTACCGCAAGTTCGGCCT
Coding sequences within it:
- the rpsQ gene encoding 30S ribosomal protein S17; this encodes MSENNVTETNTEARGFRKTREGIVVGDKMDKTVVVAVEDRKKHALYGKVIRSTSKLQAHDEQNSAGVGDRVLLMETRPMSATKRWRIVEVLEKAK
- the rplE gene encoding 50S ribosomal protein L5, encoding MTTTTTPRLKTKYREEIAGKLREQFSYENVMQVPGLVKIVVNMGVGDAARDSKLMDGAVRDLTTITGQKPAVTKARKSIAQFKLREGQPIGAHVTLRGDRMWEFLDRTLSLALPRIRDFRGLSPKQFDGRGNYTFGLTEQVMFHEIDQDKIDRVRGMDITVVTTATNDEEGRALLRHLGFPFKEA
- the rplP gene encoding 50S ribosomal protein L16, coding for MLIPRRVKHRKQHHPKRRGQAKGGTTVAFGEYGIQALTPAYVTNRQIEAARIAMTRHIKRGGKVWINIYPDRPLTKKPAETRMGSGKGSPEWWIANVHPGRVMFELSYPNEKIAREALTRAAHKLPMKCRIVKREAGEA
- a CDS encoding type Z 30S ribosomal protein S14 is translated as MAKKALIAKAARKPKFGVRGYTRCQRCGRPHSVYRKFGLCRVCLREMAHRGELPGVTKSSW
- the rpmC gene encoding 50S ribosomal protein L29, producing MSAGTKASELRELGDEELLAKLREAKEELFNLRFQAATGQLENHGRLKAVRKDIARIYTLMRERELGIETVENV
- the rplV gene encoding 50S ribosomal protein L22: MEARAQARYIRVTPMKARRVVDLIRGMDATEAQAVLRFAPQAASVPVGKVLDSAIANAAHNYDHTDADSLVISEAYVDEGPTLKRFRPRAQGRAYRIRKRTSHITVVVSSKEGTR
- the rplX gene encoding 50S ribosomal protein L24; this encodes MKIKKGDLVQVVTGKDRGKQGKVIAAYPREDRVLVEGVNRVKKHTKAAPTAGGSQAGGIVTTEAPVHVSNVQLVVEKDGNKVVTRVGYRFDGEGNKIRVAKRTGEDI
- the rplN gene encoding 50S ribosomal protein L14; translated protein: MIQQESRLRVADNTGAKEILCIRVLGGSGRRYAGIGDVIVATVKDAIPGGNVKKGDVIKAVIVRTVKERRRPDGSYIRFDENAAVILKNDGDPRGTRIFGPVGRELREKKFMKIISLAPEVL
- the rpsC gene encoding 30S ribosomal protein S3, encoding MGQKVNPHGFRLGITTDFKSRWYADKLYKDYVKEDVAIRRMMTSGMERAGISKVEIERTRDRVRVDIHTARPGIVIGRRGAEADRIRGDLEKLTGKQVQLNILEVKNPETDAQLVAQAVAEQLSSRVSFRRAMRKSMQSSMKAGAKGIKIQCGGRLGGAEMSRSEFYREGRVPLHTLRANVDYGFFEAKTTFGRIGVKVWIYKGDVKNIAEVRAENAAARAGNRPARGGGADRPARGGRGGERGGRGRKPQAAAAEAPKAEAPAAAPAEAAPSSTGGTEA
- the rpsS gene encoding 30S ribosomal protein S19, translating into MPRSLKKGPFVDDHLIKKVDVQNEAGTKNVIKTWSRRSMIVPAMLGHTIAVHNGKIHIPVFVTEAMVGHKLGEFSPTRTFRGHVKDDRKSKRR